Proteins encoded together in one Carya illinoinensis cultivar Pawnee chromosome 3, C.illinoinensisPawnee_v1, whole genome shotgun sequence window:
- the LOC122304121 gene encoding probable galacturonosyltransferase 15 isoform X4 yields the protein MKFYISTTGIKRVTISSSGSAVKGSPPTATASRRIPSRTLLPVVLLLGIALPFLFVRIAFLVLESAAACSSPLDCIGWRFFTGDDASMKLREELTGALVEATTGNVNEEQIESFNELVKDMTSKGHDIKTFAFKTKAMLLRMEHRVKSARQRESIFWHLASHGVPKSLHCLCLKLAEEYAVNSMARSLLPPPEYVSRLSDPSFHHLVLLTDNVLAASVVVSSTIQNSANPGKLVFHIVTDKKTYTPMHAWFAINSLKSAVVEVKGLHQYDWSQEVNVGVKQMLEIHRLIWKHNYNNLNEEDFEYKGHKRYLEALSPSSLSLLNHLRIYIPELFPDLNKILFLDDDIVVQHDIASLLELDLKGKVVGAVVNSWCGDGCCPGRKYRDYLNFSHPIISSNFDHDRCAWLYGLNVFDIEAWRRTNITVTYHQWLELESFHLP from the exons ATGAAGTTTTACATATCAACGACGGGGATAAAGCGAGTAACGATATCGAGCTCCGGCAGCGCAGTGAAGGGATCGCCGCCGACTGCCACGGCGAGTCGTCGTATTCCGAGCCGGACTTTGCTGCCGGTGGTGCTACTGCTAGGGATCGCTCTGCCATTTCTCTTCGTGAGAATTGCGTTTTTGGTGCTCGAATCTGCCGCTGCCTGTTCCTCCCCTCTTG ATTGTATAGGATGGAGGTTTTTCACGGGGGATGACGCATCTATG AAGCTCAGAGAAGAGCTAACTGGAGCGCTAGTTGAGGCAACGACGGGCAACGTTAACGAGGAACAAATAGAGTCGTTCAACGAGCTTGTGAAGGATATGACGTCAAAAGGACACGATATCAAGACATTCGCTTTCAAGACCAAGGCTATG CTGCTAAGGATGGAGCATAGGGTCAAGTCAGCAAGACAGCGCGAGTCTATTTTCTGGCATTTAGCGTCACATGGTGTTCCCAAGAGCTTACATTGTCTTTGCCTAAAACTTGCTGAAGAATATGCTGTAAATTCAATGGCTCGATCTCTTCTACCTCCACCAGAATATGTTTCTCGCCTTTCTGACCCCTCATTTCACCACCTCGTTCTCCTAACTGATAATGTCCTTGCAGCGTCTGTTGTTGTCTCTTCTACGATCCAAAATTCAGCCAACCCTGGAAAATTAGTGTTCCACATAGTAACTGACAAAAAAACATACACCccaatgcatgcatggtttgCAATCAATTCTCTTAAATCTGCTGTGGTTGAAGTTAAGGGATTGCACCAATATGACTGGTCTCAGGAAGTGAATGTTGGGGTTAAACAGATGCTAGAGATTCATCGCCTAATTTGGAAGCACAACTACAATAATTTGAATGAAGAAGATTTTGAATATAAAGGACACAAAAGATATCTAGAGGCATTAAGCCCTAGCTCCCTCTCCCTCTTGAATCATCTCCGAATTTATATCCCCGAG CTATTTCCAGATCTCAACAAGATACTATTCTTGGATGATGATATTGTTGTGCAACACGACATAGCATCTCTGTTGGAGTTGGATCTCAAAGGAAAAGTTGTTGGTGCAGTTGTTAATTCATGGTGTGGAGATGGCTGCTGCCCAGGAAGAAAATACAGGGACTATTTGAACTTCTCTCATCCAATTATATCATCCAACTTTGATCATGATCGTTGTGCATGGCTGTATGGCCTGAATGTATTTGATATAGAAGCTTGGAGAAGGACCAACATTACTGTAACTTACCATCAATGGCTAGAGCTT